Proteins encoded by one window of Streptomyces sp. NBC_01571:
- a CDS encoding DMT family transporter, which produces MTTVATPGTASPEPDSLEPTSLQPASAEPISAEPASAAPTATGRAPARRAALDWRVRFGALSLIWGFSFLLIKVGTESYAPFQVTLGRLVFGTAVLAAAMAVKRERLPRGARTWGHLAVAALLLNALPFSLFAYAELSIPSTLAGICNATSPLWGMALSLVALSEDRPTRRRVAGLGLGFLGVLTVLGAWQGFHGLDATGTAMALLASLSYPVGWIYVRRTLAGSDHSHLSMTGAQLLLATAQLALVTPLFTTVPSHFPLIPLLATAALGALGTGFAVLVQYGLVAEVGPTTAQMVTYFIPVIATAAGVAVLGESLTWSTPVGAVIVLAGAALTQTRARR; this is translated from the coding sequence ATGACCACCGTCGCCACGCCGGGCACCGCCTCCCCCGAACCGGACTCCCTCGAACCGACCTCCCTTCAACCGGCCTCCGCCGAGCCGATCTCCGCGGAGCCGGCCTCCGCCGCCCCGACCGCGACCGGCCGCGCGCCGGCCCGCCGTGCCGCGCTCGACTGGCGGGTCCGCTTCGGCGCGCTCTCGCTCATCTGGGGGTTCAGCTTCCTGCTCATCAAGGTCGGCACGGAGAGCTACGCGCCGTTCCAGGTCACCCTCGGGCGGCTGGTGTTCGGAACCGCGGTACTCGCAGCCGCGATGGCGGTGAAGCGGGAGCGGCTGCCACGCGGCGCCCGCACGTGGGGACATCTCGCGGTCGCGGCCCTCCTGCTGAACGCGCTGCCGTTCTCGCTCTTCGCCTACGCGGAGCTGTCGATCCCCTCCACGCTCGCGGGCATCTGCAACGCGACCTCGCCGCTGTGGGGCATGGCCCTGTCCCTGGTGGCCCTGTCCGAGGACCGGCCGACCCGGCGCAGGGTCGCTGGTCTGGGCCTCGGCTTCCTCGGCGTCCTGACGGTCCTCGGCGCGTGGCAGGGTTTCCACGGCCTGGACGCCACGGGTACGGCGATGGCCCTGCTGGCCTCGCTGAGCTACCCGGTCGGCTGGATATACGTCCGCCGCACCCTGGCCGGCTCCGACCACTCGCACCTGTCCATGACCGGCGCCCAGCTGCTTCTGGCCACCGCCCAACTGGCCCTGGTCACCCCGCTGTTCACCACCGTGCCGAGCCACTTCCCGCTGATCCCGCTGCTGGCCACGGCCGCCCTGGGTGCCCTCGGCACGGGCTTCGCCGTCCTCGTCCAGTACGGCCTGGTCGCCGAGGTGGGCCCGACCACCGCGCAGATGGTCACGTACTTCATCCCGGTCATCGCCACCGCGGCGGGGGTCGCCGTCCTCGGCGAGTCGCT